The window TAACAAAAGGAGGCGCGGACCGTGTTCCCCCCCAGGAATCCGATCCGCGCCTTGAGTTAACTGGGACCACCTCGACCTCAGCCAGTGGAAATTCCCCCCGGAATTCAGCACCGGCACCGAAGTCGATTCAGTTTCCAGCTTCGTTCGCCCCGCGAACGGGGCAAACGCTCCGCGCAAAATGCCATAAATCGAAGAATTCCGAAGGATTGAGTGCCCGCTAAATCGGCCACTTGATCCCAAAATCGGACAAGGTGGAATAGACGAGGGCGTTACTCGCGCGCCTTTTCCATCGCGGCGTGGATTGCCTCGGGTGCCATGTCCTGAATCGTGTTGTGCCGGCCGCCGGGAATCTCGGTGTAGCGGACGACTCCGGGGAACTCCTTCGCCAACTGACGCGACATGGTGACGGGGATGGCTTCGTCGTCGCTACCGTGGAGGATGAAGACTTCGGCGTTGCCGCGCTTTTCGAGTTCCTTCAGCCGGGTGCGATTGTCGAAGCGGTGCCAGACGAGAAAGCCGAGGTCGACGCCGAACATGGCCTTGGTCATCTGCATCGAGCTGGTGAAGGGCGCGAGCATCACGCCGCGGCGGATGTCGTATTCCTCGGCGGCCATCAGGCAGACGGCGCTGCCGAGGCTGTGGCCGAAGAAGCGGAGCTTGGGTTGATCGGCGGGGAGCGACCACTTCAAGGATGCCATGGCAGCGGGGACGACCGCTTGAAGGTTCCGCCGGATGGTGGCGGGGCGCGGGCTTCCTTCGCAGGCGCCGTAGCCGGGCATATCGATCAGCAGCCAGGCGTCCTTCTTCGGGCCGTATTCGCGGAGCCAGTCGGACCAATCGAGTGCGAGGGTGCCATTGCCGCCGACGACGAGCCAGAGTCGCTCGGGCTTCGGGGTGGGGGATAGCAGGTAGGCCTGCTGCTTGCCCGCGGTGGTGGCGTATTTGATGACGGTGGTTCCGGGCTCGGTGTCCCATTTCGTCACGTCATCCGGTCCGTAGGGGCGGGGGAAGTAGATGAGCTTGCTCTGGCAGCCGGTGAGCAGGGCGAGGAAGCCTAAGATGGAGGTGAGAAGGATCACGGAAGCCCGTCGGAGCAGACGCATGAGAGGGTGTTAGCATCCCGTTCGGGTAGCGTCGAGATGCTGACACTGATGCTTGCGAGAAGTGGCGGGTTCCCGTTGTAATCCACGGATCATGAAAACCCCGCTCCTCGCCTTGTTGCTGAGCCTGCCCGTGATGGCGCAAGACCTGCCGTCGATCGCCGCGATGAAGTCCGCTGCCGATGCCTTCATCGGATCGCTGGACGATGCCAAGCGCGGTCAGGCGGTGTTTCCCTTCGAAGCCGAGGACCGGGAGAAATTCAAGTTCACCCCGCCGCCTCCGGCCCGCACCGGACTTCCCTTCAAGGAGATGACGGAGGCCCAGCGTGCCGCGGCGACCAAGCTGCTGGATGCCGTGCTGAGCGAGAAGGGCAAGCTGAAGGCGACGCAGATCATGACGCTGGAAGGCGTGCTGCGGGAGATCGAGAAGAAGCCCGACTACCGCGATCCGGAGAAGTATTACGTCTCGATCTTCGGCAAGCCAGGCGATGAGAAGGGCTGGGGCTGGAAGTTCGAGGGCCATCACCTGGCGCTCAACTACACGGTCGTGGGTGGTAAGGAGTTCTCCGTCACTCCATCATTCTTCGGTGCGAATCCGGGCGAGGTCATGGAAGGAGAGCACAAGGGCTTGCGTGTCCTGAAGGCCGAGGATGAGCTGGCCCACGCGCTGGTGAACGTGCTGCTGGAAGGCGGGAAGAAGAACGTGATTTTCAGCGACAAGGCTCCGGCGGAAATCCTCACGGCGGAGAACCGCAAGGCAACGGTGCTGGATCCGGTCGGCGTGACCGTGGCCGACATGTCCGAGGCACAGAAGAAGGCGCTGTTAGAGTTGATCTCCGAATACCTGGGACGTCATCGGACGGACCTCGCGGAGGCGGACATGAAGAAGATCGAAACTGCGGGGATTGAGAAGGTCCGCTTCGGTTGGGCCGGCGGGACGAAGCCGGGTGAAGCGTGGTACTACCGGATCCAAGGGCCGACCTTTTTGATGGAGTCCGCGAACGTGCAGAACAACGCGAACCATGTGCATGAGTCGTGGAGATCGTTCGATGGGGACTTTGGAAGGGATATTCTTTCCGAGCACTACAGGGAGCACGAGAAGGAGGGGGCAGCGCACTAAGAGAAGCGCCAAGGAAAGGCAGCCTTCGGGCTGCCTTGTTTGTTTGCATGGCTCTCCCAGTGACAGAGAAAAGCGCATCCGACAGAATGCCGGATGCGCTTGAATGAGAAACGGAGCTTGCCGCTTGCTTACAGCGAGAAGTTGTCCTCCTTCGGCGTGGTGCCGATGGAGATCTGCACTTCGCCGTTGGCGGCGAGGTGGGTGAGGCAATGGTAGACGTCCTCCGGGTCGGCATCGACTTCGAAGGCGACTTCCTCTGCGGTCTTCGCTTCCGAAACGAGGCGGCTGCGCACCGAGCTGAGGAGGTCGAGGAAGATCGAGGCGGCCTTCTTGCCGGCTTCGACGCCGGGCTGGTGGTAGGCGTTGATATTGACCAGCGAGGCGTAGAAGGAAACGGTCCGTTCGAAGAGGCCAATCAGCACGCCGAGCTGGAAGGGATTCACTTCCGGGATGGAGATGGTGATCGACTTGCGGCCGGAATCGTAGAGCGCCTTGCGGGTGCCACGGAGGAAGCCCTGGAGGTAATCGGCGGAGCTGTTGCCGGGCTCGACTTCGATGGAGTCACCATGGCGGCCCTTGCGGACTTCGATGAAAGTGGCGAAGAAATTCGCCACCCCATCGCGCAGCTGTTGGACGTAGGCGTGCTGGTCGGTGGAGCCCTTGTTGCCGTAAACGGCGATGCCTTGGTTCACGACCTTGCCATCGAGATCGTGCTCCTTGCCGAGCGACTCCATGACGAGCTGTTGGAGATACTTCGAGAAGAGGACGAGCGAGTCCTTGTAAGGAAGAACGACCATGTCCTTCTCACCCTTGCCATTGCCGGCAGCATACCAAGCGAGGGCGAGGCGCATGGCGGCGTTCTTGTCGCCGGGCTTGCGGGTTTCCACGTCCATCGCAGCGGCGCCGGCGAGGAAGGCGTCGATATCGATGCCCTGCAGCGCGGCGGGCACGAGGCCGACGGTGGACATCACCGAGGTGCGGCCGCCGACCCAGTCTTCCATGGGGAAGCGGGCGATGAAGCCTTCCTTCTGGGCGTACTGGTCGAGCTTCGAGCCGGTGCCGGTGACGGCCACGGCGTGCTTGCCGAAGTGCAGGCCCGCGGCGTCGTAGGCGGCCTTCGCTTCGATCATGCCGTTGCGGGTTTCCGGAGTTCCGCCGGACTTGGAGATGACGACGACGAGGGTCTTGGCAAGGTTCGCCGCGCCGATGTCGGAGAGGACGCGATCAATGCCGGCCGGGTCGGTATTGTCGAAGAAATGAATGGGCATGCGCGCGCCGTGGCCGATGGCCTCCGACACGAGCTGTGGGCCGAGCGCCGAGCCGCCGATGCCGATGAGCAGGACGCGCTGGAAGACGCCGCCGCTGAGAGGCTTCACCTGGCCGGTGTGGACCTTTTCGGCGAAGGCCTTGAGGTCGGCGAGGGGCTTGGTGACGGCGTCGCGGATTTCCTGGCTCGGGGCGAGGGCGGCATTGCGCAGCCAGTAGTGACCGACCATGCGGCCTTCATCGGGATTGGCGATGGCACCGGACTCGAGAGCGGCGATGTCGGCGTAGGCCTTTTCCACCTTCGGCGCCATTTTCGCGAAGAACGCCTCGTCGAGGTCCATCAGGGAGGTATCGAGCGAGAATCCGAACTGCGGGTAGCGGATCAGGGAGGATGCGTAGGTGGACCAGGACATGGGAAACGTTGGATTGCGGGCGCGGAGTCTGAAAAAGCCGCGGGCCAAGGGCAAGCGGCGCGATTGTCACCCCCGGACGATCCGGTTCATCGGTGGCATCAGTCCGGCTAATTAATCGTTGAATATCAGAATGGAGACCACCTTGTGATCCCCGAGCATTTTTCGGCCGCCTAGGAAGGCGAGCTCGATCAAAAACGTCACGCCGACGACCTTTGCGCCGAGTTGGTCGAGCAATTCCAGCGCCGCGCCTGCGGTGCCGCCGGTGGCGAGCAGGTCATCCACGAGCAGGACGGACTCGCCGGGAGCGACGGCGTCTTCGTGGAGTTCGACCACGGACTCGCCATATTCCAGCGAGTAGGCCTTTTGGCGGGTCTTCCACGGGAGCTTGCCCTTTTTCCGGACGGGCACGAAGCCGGCGCCGAGGCGGTCTGCCACTGCGGCGGCGAAGATGAAGCCGCGGGCGTCGATGCCCACGACCTTGTCGATCTTCTGGCCGCCGGCGCTGTCGCAAATGAGGGTGATGGCGTCGCGGAACAGCGCGCCGTCCGAGAGGACGGGAGTGATGTCCTTGAAGACGATGCCGGGTTTCGGGAAATCGACCACGTCACGAATGGCAGCGCGCAGGGTATCGGCGGATGGCATGATAGGAGAGTCGTTAGACTCCAGCAGGGGGCAGGCCAAGGCGGGAATGTAGCGGCGGGCTGTGACCGCGGCGTTGAGGGACCGTTCAGCCGGCCTGGAGACCGGCGCTCCCGGTAAAACAAAAGCGCCGCACGGAATCGCCATTCCGTGCGGCGCAATTTTTGGGTGAGGCCGGGAGGGCCCTGGGTGAACAGCGATCTAGAGGGATTTGGCCCTTCGGGGGAGTTCAGCGGACAGCGCTAGGGAGGGCAGGCGGTGTCCGATGAGGCGTTCGAAGGGCGAGGGAGGAGAATCTGCTCGGTTCGCAGGCGACCGACGGTGATAGAATGTCAGGATCTGGCGATTTTCACCATTACGTGATCGCGGAGGGGCTGATCCTCAGGGCTTTTTCTTTTCCGCTGCCGGAGGTCTGCTTCATTCAAAGTTCAAGAGCCCTCCACCGGGGTTTCACGATCCTCCCTCACTCCCGTTGCCGTCATGTCTGCCGATTCCACCTTGAAGTCTTTGGTCCCGCTTGCCGTGGGACTCGTGGTCGGCGTCGCAGGCGCCACCATGTTCCGCGCGAGCTTGACCGGAGAAAAGGGTTCCGCCGAGGAGCGGGTGGCCAAGCTGGAGGTGGAGTTGAAGAAGGCCAATAACAAGATTGCGGCCTTGGACGATGCCCCCAGGCGAGACGGCCGGACGGTGAAGGACGGGCTGCGTGACATCGTCGCCGACCTGCGTGCCGGCCGGCCGGTGACACCGGACGATATCCTGAAGCTGACCAAGCCGCTGATGCGTGATCTGGAGCCCCTGATGGCGCGGATGCGGGTGCGTGAGGAGAAACGCCGGATCGACAGCATGACCGGCGAGCTGGCCCGCAAATACAATCTCACCAGCTCGCAGCAGGAGGCGCTTCACAAGTGGTTCGAGCAGAAGTCCGAGGCTGATGCGAAGGCGTGGAGTCAGATCGTCTCCAGTGATAGCACGACCTTCGAAGACATGATCCGCTCGACCCACGACGTCCGGCCGGACGAGGGGCTGGATGCCTTCATGCAGACACAGCTGAGTGGGGACAAGCTCACGCAGTTCAAGACCGAGCGGATGGCCGAACGCGCGCAGCGGGTGGAGCAAGAGGCGGACCGCAGCGTCCAGAGGCTCGACAACATCGTGGGGCTGGATGACCAGCAGCGTGACCAGGTTTTCGGCATCATGGCGCGGAGCTCGCGCGACTACGACCCGGCGATGCAGCTGGAAGGGATCGGCGGACAAATCGGCACGAGCCCGAATGGCGGACGTCAGGAGGCCATGATGTCCGTGCTGCGTCCCGAGCAACGCCAGGCCTACGAAGCCGAACGCCAGCGCCGCCGCCATGAAGCCGAGGAAGATCTGGGCGCGATCGGCCTGAGCCTGCCTCCTAACTGGGACCTTCTCGACAATGACGATTTCTGATCCGCCTGCCCACGTGCCGCGTCCGGCCATCGACATCCGCGACCTGAGGGTGGACTACGGCGATTTCGTCGCGGTGGATGACCTGAGCCTGAAGGTTCCTCCCGGCGAGGTGTTTGGCTTGGTGGGGCCCAATGGTGCGGGGAAGACGAGCACCTTCCGGGTGTTGACGACGTTGATGGAGCCGACGTATGGAGAGGTGATCCTGGATGGCGTGGACGTGCTGGAGGACATTGAGAGCGCACGTCGTGTGGTTGGCTACATGCCCGACCTCGCGCCGGTGCCGGGGGACCTGAAGGTCGGCGAGTTTTTGGAATACTATGCCTCGGCCTACGGGCTTGGAAGTTTGCCACAACGCCGCGAGCGGGTGGTCGAGTGCATGGAAGAGGTGGCCGTGACCGACCTGCGCGAGAAGTGGTGCAAGGAGCTGTCGCGAGGCCAGACGCAACGGGTGGTGCTGGCCAAAACGCTGTTGCACCGGCCGCGGGTGTTGATTCTCGATGAGCCGGCAAGCGGCTTGGATCCCTTGGCGCGGCGTGATCTTCGCAATGCGCTGCGACGCCTGGCGAAGACGGGTGCGACCGTTTTCATCAGCTCGCACATCCTCAGCGAACTGGCTGAGATGTGCACCTCGCTGTGCGTGATGAATCGCGGGCGCTTGCTTGCCTCCGGGACGGTGGAGGAAGTCCGCCAGCAGCTCGGCAATACCGAGCGCACGATCACGGCCAGCTTGCTACATCGGCATGAAGAGGCTGCCGAGTGGTTGGCCGCGATGCCGGCCGTGCATGAGCTGCGCATCGAGGGATCGCAGGTGGTCTTCGGCTTCAAGGGCACTGATGACGAGCAGGCGGACTTGATGGAGGGGCTCGTTCGCGAGGGCTTCCGATTGCGCGCTTTTGAAGAACGCCGCTCGTCCTTCGAGGACATTCTCGTGGAAGTCGCCGAATCCAACCGCCGCTCATCATGAACGCCGCTGATGCTTATCGTCATCGAACGTGGGAGGTTTGGAAGAATCCGATCTTCCGTCGCTATTGCCAGGCGCGCCTGCGTCCGAAAAGTGTCGGATTGGGGATGCTGATCACAGTGCTGATCGCCGGTTTCATGGTGGGGATGGCGCGATCCGGTGGGGTGCGTTCCGGTCTTTCGCTATCGGATGCCTCGCGCCTTGCCCTGCCGCCGTTGCTGGGTTTCCAATGCGTGCTTCTCTTCATCCTGGGCACGGCTCAGGCCGCAGGAGGGATGACGGCGGAGCGTGATGAGGGGGTCATCGATTATCAGCGTTTGGTTCCGATGTCCCCACTGTCGAAGGTGCTCGGGTTTCTCTTCGGCCTGCCGGTGCGCGAGTATGCGATGTTCCTAGTCACGCTGCCTTTCGCCGCGTGGACGCTGTGGCTGGGGGAGATTTCCTGGCACGTGTGGCTGCCGATCTATGCGATTATCCTCACGTCCGCGATCTGCTACCATCTTACGGGATTGGTCACTGGCACCGTGGTGAAGAACCGGCGGTGGGCATTCCTGCTTTCGATTGGAATCGTCTTTTGCCTCTACACCGTCATCCCGCAGATGGCGAAGTTCGGGCTGGTCTACTTCAAGTATCTGACGGTTTGGCCGGTGATGGAGGAATTCGGTCCGAAGCTGATGCCCCGGACCGTGGGATCTGCTCTGGAGACGCTGCAGAATCTTGCGCCGACGGCGAAGTTCTTCGGGCTCGGTTTTCCGGAATCGGTCTTCACTGCCTTTTCCCAAGGCGGACTCATCCTCACGTTCTTCGTCATGCTCTGCCGCAAGTGGCGGAGGACGGAATCGCATCTGCTAGGAAAGACGTGGGCGACCGGCTTTTACATTTGGATCCAGATCCAGTTGTTGGGGAATTCGCTGCCACTGATGGATGAAGGGCTCGTATTCCCATCGAAGGCCTTCAGCCGGCTGACGCGAGTGATACCCAACTGGCATCCGGATCCCAGCGAGGCGGTGGCCATGTCAGGCATCTACGGGGTGATGTCCCTGCTGCTGATCTTCATGTTCGCGATCATCATCACGCCTTCGGCCGACAGCCAGATCCGCGGTTGGCGGAGGGCGAGGAAGCAGGGTGTGGATTCGCTGCCGTTTTTCTCCGATGCGGCCACCGGCTTTTGGGCTGTGCTGATCATGGCGCTTGCCGGGGCGGCGGGATGGTTCCTGTTCACTCAAGGTCTGGTCGAATCGCGCTGGTTCCCCGGGCACGTGATGACGACGAAGATCCTCCTCTTCTTTGCGCTGGTGATGGTCACCGCGGGAGTGGGCTTCCAGGTTTTATTAGAAGCGAAGGGCGGGCGCGTCGTCGGACTGGTGACGATTTTCGCAGGGATTGTGCCTCCGATGGCGGGGGCTGTGATCGCGCCGATCAGCAAGGGGCTGGCACCCCTGTCCGTGTGGTTGTTCGGCATGTCGCCGGCGAGCTTGCCGCTCTATGCGTCGGGGAGCCTGCTATCGCTCTCCGAGCTTCCGGTAGAGATCGCGCGGGCGGTGCCGCGGGCATTTCAGTTCTGGCTCTTCATCACCACCGTGGCCTGTCTGTGGCAGATCAGCCGGCTGTGGGTGTCGAGACGAGCGAAGGCGAAGAGCGTGCTCGAGGGGAATGTGGTGGCAGAGAGGTAAGTGAGCGATGCGGGCGCTACTCGCTGTCGGTCTTTAGCTTTTCCACCGCTTGGCGTGTGCGTTCCGCGAGCAGGCATCTTGCGGCGCTGATCAGCAGGATGATGCAGATGGCTGCGGCCGCTCCATGAAACCAACGTGGCTCGGCACCGAGCTTCGGGATGGTGCGGGCCGCGCCTAACAGGGAGAGGATTGCGGCACCCATAATGCCGTGCCATTTCGCCTTCAGCGAGAAGAAGCCGCAGATGATGAAGCCGCCGCCGAGGGTGAGGCCGCCCTGGAGCAGGGTCGGGTCCTTCGTTTGCTGGAAGACCATGAAGCCGAGGGCCGCAATCAGGATGCCGCCGATGAAAATCAGAATGCGCACGGGTGGAGGCTAGGAGGAGGCGTCGCCGCGGTCGATGACGACGTTTGTTTCCGGTCCGAGAGAACGGACCCAAGCTTCCAAGGATGGGAAGAATTCGTGAAAGCCCGCTTCAAACTCCGAGCGATGGAGGCGGAGATCTTCGATGGCGGTGCGGATGGGGAGGAAGGCGGGATTGCGCAGCGAGACGCGGTAGAAGACGCCGTCGAGGCCTTCGTCCGTGCCATAGTGGCCGAGCCAGTCGTCGGTGATTCGCTCTTCCAAGGTGTCGGCGAGAAAGGGTGGTAGGAGTTCGAAGTGATCGCGCAGGGCCGTGTTGCAGGTGTCGATGAACTCCCTGAGCGGCCACGGGCTGTGGCGGTCCCAGTGACGGGTGAGAAAGTGGTCGTGGACGAGGTCGACGATCACGCCGGCAAAGCGGCGGCGCTCCGGGGCTACCAAGGCTTTCAACCGTGCGGTTACCGGATGCTCGTCGGCGAAGCGGTCGATCGAGCGATGGCGGACGATGCCTTGCACCACTCGCAGGGGGAGCTTCTGCGTGAGTGCTTCCGGTCGCCCGGCCACGAAATCACCGAGCAGATTGCCGATCCGGGAGAGGGGATCGTCTTCGGCCAGGAGGAGGTGGGCGAGGTAGTTCAAGGGCGTGCCCTATTGGAGAGCCGGAAGCGGGGTCGCGCAATGCGGGCTTTCCGATGTGTGTGAGGTTGGCGCAACATCGCGGCCGTGAGCTGGATCTGGTGCAATGGCGACTTTCTCGATGGCCCGCTGGCGGTATCTCCGACGGACCGCGGGTTGACGAATGGGCTGGGCCTTTTCGAGACAGTGCTGGCGCTTGATGGGAAGCCGGTCGCGCTGGAGCTGCATCTGGAGCGTATGACGGCAGGGGCGGCGAGGTTGAGATGGGACTTTGAGGGCGAGGGAATCGAAGAGGCGATCATCGGTTTGTTAGAGCGGACTGAGCTGGCGGGCCAACGCGCGCGGGTTCGAATTGCCATGACGGCCGGGACGGGGGACTTGCGGGATCTGGCTCGCGGGGCTGGAGCGTTGATGTGGATCACTGCTGTTGCCAGTCCGCTGCCGGCCGAGTCGATGACGCTGGTGACATCGGAATTCCCCCGGAACGAGCGTTCGCCATTGGCCGGCCTGAAGTGCGCGTCTTATGCGGAGAACCTGGTCGCGCTTGATGAGGCACGCCGGGCTGGGGGCGATGAGCCGCTGTTCTTCAATACGCGCGGGGAGCTGTGTGAAACTTCCGCGGCAAATGTGTTTCTGGTGAAGGATGGGGTGATCTCCACGCCGCCGCTGTCTTCGGGGTGCCTTGCCGGCACGATGAGGCGGCGGGTCATGCAGCGGGTGGAGGTGAAGGAGGGCGTGCTGACTGCAGCTGACGTGGCCTCGGCCGATGAGGTGTTCGTCACCTCCGCCATCCGTGGCGTGGTGGCTGTCCGCGAAATCGACGGGCGGAGTATGCCAGCCGGGCCTGTGACGGTGGGCCTGCGACGCTAAAAAGGCCCGACCATTTCTGGCCGGGCCTCGGAAAAGGGAACGTGTGTAACCGGAAGGCTCAGTCGA is drawn from Luteolibacter sp. Y139 and contains these coding sequences:
- a CDS encoding DUF3500 domain-containing protein, producing MKTPLLALLLSLPVMAQDLPSIAAMKSAADAFIGSLDDAKRGQAVFPFEAEDREKFKFTPPPPARTGLPFKEMTEAQRAAATKLLDAVLSEKGKLKATQIMTLEGVLREIEKKPDYRDPEKYYVSIFGKPGDEKGWGWKFEGHHLALNYTVVGGKEFSVTPSFFGANPGEVMEGEHKGLRVLKAEDELAHALVNVLLEGGKKNVIFSDKAPAEILTAENRKATVLDPVGVTVADMSEAQKKALLELISEYLGRHRTDLAEADMKKIETAGIEKVRFGWAGGTKPGEAWYYRIQGPTFLMESANVQNNANHVHESWRSFDGDFGRDILSEHYREHEKEGAAH
- a CDS encoding alpha/beta hydrolase → MRLLRRASVILLTSILGFLALLTGCQSKLIYFPRPYGPDDVTKWDTEPGTTVIKYATTAGKQQAYLLSPTPKPERLWLVVGGNGTLALDWSDWLREYGPKKDAWLLIDMPGYGACEGSPRPATIRRNLQAVVPAAMASLKWSLPADQPKLRFFGHSLGSAVCLMAAEEYDIRRGVMLAPFTSSMQMTKAMFGVDLGFLVWHRFDNRTRLKELEKRGNAEVFILHGSDDEAIPVTMSRQLAKEFPGVVRYTEIPGGRHNTIQDMAPEAIHAAMEKARE
- a CDS encoding adenine phosphoribosyltransferase, which encodes MPSADTLRAAIRDVVDFPKPGIVFKDITPVLSDGALFRDAITLICDSAGGQKIDKVVGIDARGFIFAAAVADRLGAGFVPVRKKGKLPWKTRQKAYSLEYGESVVELHEDAVAPGESVLLVDDLLATGGTAGAALELLDQLGAKVVGVTFLIELAFLGGRKMLGDHKVVSILIFND
- a CDS encoding ABC transporter ATP-binding protein, producing MTISDPPAHVPRPAIDIRDLRVDYGDFVAVDDLSLKVPPGEVFGLVGPNGAGKTSTFRVLTTLMEPTYGEVILDGVDVLEDIESARRVVGYMPDLAPVPGDLKVGEFLEYYASAYGLGSLPQRRERVVECMEEVAVTDLREKWCKELSRGQTQRVVLAKTLLHRPRVLILDEPASGLDPLARRDLRNALRRLAKTGATVFISSHILSELAEMCTSLCVMNRGRLLASGTVEEVRQQLGNTERTITASLLHRHEEAAEWLAAMPAVHELRIEGSQVVFGFKGTDDEQADLMEGLVREGFRLRAFEERRSSFEDILVEVAESNRRSS
- a CDS encoding acyl carrier protein phosphodiesterase — its product is MNYLAHLLLAEDDPLSRIGNLLGDFVAGRPEALTQKLPLRVVQGIVRHRSIDRFADEHPVTARLKALVAPERRRFAGVIVDLVHDHFLTRHWDRHSPWPLREFIDTCNTALRDHFELLPPFLADTLEERITDDWLGHYGTDEGLDGVFYRVSLRNPAFLPIRTAIEDLRLHRSEFEAGFHEFFPSLEAWVRSLGPETNVVIDRGDASS
- a CDS encoding aminotransferase class IV; the protein is MSWIWCNGDFLDGPLAVSPTDRGLTNGLGLFETVLALDGKPVALELHLERMTAGAARLRWDFEGEGIEEAIIGLLERTELAGQRARVRIAMTAGTGDLRDLARGAGALMWITAVASPLPAESMTLVTSEFPRNERSPLAGLKCASYAENLVALDEARRAGGDEPLFFNTRGELCETSAANVFLVKDGVISTPPLSSGCLAGTMRRRVMQRVEVKEGVLTAADVASADEVFVTSAIRGVVAVREIDGRSMPAGPVTVGLRR
- a CDS encoding glucose-6-phosphate isomerase — encoded protein: MSWSTYASSLIRYPQFGFSLDTSLMDLDEAFFAKMAPKVEKAYADIAALESGAIANPDEGRMVGHYWLRNAALAPSQEIRDAVTKPLADLKAFAEKVHTGQVKPLSGGVFQRVLLIGIGGSALGPQLVSEAIGHGARMPIHFFDNTDPAGIDRVLSDIGAANLAKTLVVVISKSGGTPETRNGMIEAKAAYDAAGLHFGKHAVAVTGTGSKLDQYAQKEGFIARFPMEDWVGGRTSVMSTVGLVPAALQGIDIDAFLAGAAAMDVETRKPGDKNAAMRLALAWYAAGNGKGEKDMVVLPYKDSLVLFSKYLQQLVMESLGKEHDLDGKVVNQGIAVYGNKGSTDQHAYVQQLRDGVANFFATFIEVRKGRHGDSIEVEPGNSSADYLQGFLRGTRKALYDSGRKSITISIPEVNPFQLGVLIGLFERTVSFYASLVNINAYHQPGVEAGKKAASIFLDLLSSVRSRLVSEAKTAEEVAFEVDADPEDVYHCLTHLAANGEVQISIGTTPKEDNFSL